From a region of the Vanrija pseudolonga chromosome 2, complete sequence genome:
- the liz1_12 gene encoding Pantothenate transporter liz1 — MTLETDPHARTPPSRAATRKERFVSFIWDSDYYTKSEAERWLVFKLDCVILPVVCLGWLMKYIDQSNITNAYVSGMKEELGIHANEYTYMILCYNVAAVLMMLPGNLIALKMRPSYLLAGCEVLWMVFTFAQAGARSSTDLYVFRFFVGLFEASFAPVVLFLLGSWYTSAELAKRTSIWFIAGNAGQAFSGYMQAAIYTTLNGKLGMAGWRWLYIICGIMTFPTAMLVLFLLPDFPHNCRSRYITPAEREMARARCARNGTAEITGKIGFGLLKRVLGNWRWWIIVPTYIVYATACQDYNYFAIWLKGHGSGVVKANIWSSGLFLTGIPFAVGYAYLADLLRNRFIVCFCALCWACVPTGIIAVHPLHIWNLMIFAFFTCYTFFITPVLFSWFNEIAHGNAEERAVIIASANTGFAVFNCWLPTIIFKQTDGPRFKKGFATTFSCAAASPFLFLLLKLMHDRQKRREKAERDALEDIEAREDKEKEAGMDRVVTA, encoded by the exons ATGACCCTCGAGACCGACCCCCACGCAcgcaccccgcccagccgcgccgcgacccGCAAGGAACGCTTCGTGTCCTTCATCTGGGACTCGGACTACTACACCAAGTCGGAAGCCGAGCGCTGGCTCGTCTTCAAGCTCGACTGCGTTATCCTCCCCGTCGTCTGCCTCGGATGGCTCATGAAGTACATTGACCAGAGCAACATCACGAACGCGTACGTGAGCGGCATGAAGGAGGAGCTGGGTATCCACGCGAACG AGTACACGTACATGATTCTCTGTTACAATGTCGCCGCGGTGCTCATGATGCTGCCCGGCAACCTGATCGCGCTGAAGATGCGCCCGTCGTACCTCCTCGCCGGGTGCGAGGTGCTCTGGATGGTCTTCAC CTTCGCACAGGCCGGAGCACGCAGCTCGACCGACCTGTACGTGTTCCGCTTCTTCGTTGGCCTCTTCGAGGCGTCCTTCGCCCCCGTggtcctcttcctcctcgggTCATGGTACACGTCTGCCGAGCTCGCTAAGCGCACGTCTATCTGGTTCATCGCCGGAAACGCGGGGCAGGCGTTCTCGGGATACATGCAGGCTGCGATCTACACGACGCTGAACGGCAAGCTCGGCATGGCCGGG TGGCGCTGGCTGTACATCATCTGCGGGATCATGACCTTCCCGACCGCCAtgctcgtcctcttcctgcTGCCCGACTTCCCGCACAACTGCCGCAGCCGGTACATCACCCCTGCGGAGCGCGAGATGGCGCGTGCGCGGTGTGCGCGCAACGGTACCGCCGAGATCACGGGCAAGATCGGCTTTGGCCTCCTCAAGCGCGTGCTGGGTAACTGGCGCTGGTGGATCATTGTGCCTACGTACATTGTGTACGCTACCGCGTGCCAGGACTACAACTACTTTGCTATCT GGCTCAAAGGCCACGGATCTGGTGTCGTCAAGGCAAACATCTGGTCCTCGGGGCTCTTCCTGACCGGTATCCCGTTCGCCGTGGGCTACGCatacctcgccgacctgctgcGTAACCGCTTCATCGTGTGTTTCTGTGCGCTCTGCTGGGCGTGCGTGCCGACGGGAATCATTGCGGTTCACCCGCTTCACATCTGGAACCTGATGA TCTTCGCCTTCTTCACCTGCTACACCTTCTTCATCACGCCCGTCCTCTTCTCATGGTTCAACGAGATCGCCCACGgcaacgccgaggagcgcgcagTCATCATTGCGAGCGCCAACACCGGCTTCGCCGTCTTCAACTGCTGGCTTCCGACCATCATCTTCAAGCAGACGGACGGGCCGCGGTTCA AAAAGGGCTTCGCCACGACGTTCAGCTGTGCCGCCGCATCGcccttcctcttcctcctcctcaagctgATGCACGACAGGCAGAAGCggcgcgagaaggccgagcgcgatgccctcgaggacatcgaggcgcgcgaggacaaggagaaggaggcgggCATGGACCGCGTCGTGACTGCGTAG
- the Y212_4 gene encoding putative 21 protein, which yields MTVDPSQPAVPPTIINNGEEVPNPNPAVYAIKPYLRDYGTPRVSYDAAGLPALSGTVSPNPTGRGSHTNPRRPDGALSPSYGPLYAGTTGQGRANWDIHIYYKPNNLGEKEYARALHSAIRREFPELKVYRFWDVPIGPHPLPMFEVDVFSTEQLGAALSYLVENKGPLSVLIHPNTGDAPGDHSVRATWLGPRIELDVESLHAGERRRLAEGDAGFAK from the exons ATGACAGTCGACCCGAGTCagccggcggtgccgcccACGATCATCAacaacggcgaggaggtgcccaaccccaaccccgccgTGTACGCCATCAAGCCGTACCTCCGCGACTATGGTACCCCTCGGGTGTCGTACGACGCCGCGGGGCTCCCTGCGCTGTCTGGCACCGTGTCGCCCAACCCGACCGGCAGGGGATCGCACACCAACCCCCGGCGGCCGGACggcgcgctctcgccgtcgtATGGGCCGCTGTACGCAGGCACAACGGGGCAGGGCAGGGCCAACTGGGACATCCACATCTACTACAAG CCTAACAACCTTGGCGAGAAGGAGTACGCGCGCGCTCTGCACTCGGCCATCCGGCGCGAGTTCCCCGAGCTGAAAGTCTACCGATTCTGGGACGTGCCCATCGGCCCGCACCCGCTGCCCATGTTCGAGGTGGACGTGTTCAGcaccgagcagctcggcgcggcgctgtcgtACCTCGTCGAGAATAAGGGCCCTTTAAGTGTGCTCATCCACCCGAacacgggcgacgcgccCGGCGACCACTCTGTGCGCGCTACGTGGCTTGGGCCGCggatcgagctcgacgtcgagagTCTGCATGCTGGCGAGCGGAGGCGGTTGGCCGAGGGGGACGCCGGGTTTGCCAAGTAG
- the YIL166C_6 gene encoding putative transporter — MSVPIALDTKGHTQPPPDTFEEKDDEEKALPSPTSKASILPWAHYTPPSTYESAHRWDPEFTWTDDEERKLYRRLDLRVTLFACICFGALCLDRSNIGNATSDNFLKDLHMTTADYNLGQTIFYISFLLAEIPSQLVSKKLGSDVWIPIQMMAWSAVTLGQRWLVGRSGFFATRALLGLFEGGFIADTVLYLSYYFTAAELTIRLSWFYVALTTTGIVGSFLAAGLLQLCHHTSWTGWQFLFLIEGILTFLIGAFAFFYLPPGPTQTAGGFLGVRGNGWFTEHEEKIIVNKVLRDDPTKSDMHNREGLSLLQIWRAFADWDLLPMYLVGFLFNMPIATVTQYFSLTLKSLGYTTFQTNMLQIPYQVLHIANNLTLSYTSRRVRERFLIGSIGSTCLLVLFTALVTIPDSTSKWAKWALLSLIMGAPFCHPIMVSTISANSGSVRTRTVSSAVYNAAGQLGTIVASNIYQPHDAPFYHRGNRALIGFVVANLIAMWFCKAYYVWRNRQKERTWDAMSDEERERYLANAKDLGNKSLDFRFVH; from the exons ATGTCTGTCCCTATCGCACTCGACACCAAGGGACATACCCAACCGCCACCGGACACCTTCGAGGAgaaagacgacgaggagaaggccctcccctcgccgacctccaAGGCCAGCATCTTGCCCTGGGCACACTAtaccccgccgtcgacgtaCGAGTCGGCGCATCGCTGGGACCCAGAGTTCACATGGACAGATGACGAGGAGAGGAAGCTGTACCGCCGGCTCG ATCTGCGCGTCACGCTGTTCGCGTGTATCTGTTTCGGCGCGCTGTGTCTCGACCGGTCCAAC ATTGGCAATGCGACGAGCGATAACTTCCTCAAGGACCTGCACATGACCACTGCGGACT ATAACCTCGGCCAGACGATCTTCTACATCTCGTTCCTGCTCGCCGAAATCCCTTCACAGCTCG TATCCAAGAAGCTCGGGAGCGACGTGTGGATCCCGATCCAGATGATGGCGTGGTCGGCCGTCACGTTAGGCCAGCGATGGCTCGTTGGCCGGTCGGGCTTCTTCGCGACGCGTGCCCTGTTGGGGCTCTTCGAGGGCGGGTTCATCGCCGACACGGTGCTGTACCTGTCCTACTACTTCA CCGCGGCAGAGCTCACGATCCGGCTCTCGTGGTTCTACGTCGCCCTCACCACCACAGGGATAGTCGGCTcgttcctcgccgccgggctGCTGCAGCTGTGCCACCATACCTCCTGGACGGGGTGGCAGTTCCTCTTTCTCATCGAAGGCATTCTCACCTTCCTCATTGGCGCGTTCGCATTCTTCTACCTCCCCCCTGGGCCGACGCAGACGGCGGGTGGGttcctcggcgtgcgcgggaACGGCTGGTTCACGGAGCACGAGGAGAAGATCATCGTCAATAAGGTACTCCGGGATGATCCTACCAAGTCGGACA TGCACAACCGTGAGGGGCTGTCGCTACTCCAGATCTGGCGGGCGTTCGCCGACTGGGACCTCCTGCCCATGTACCTCGTCGGGTTTCTCTTCAACATGCCCATCGCCACAGTGACGCAGTACTTCTCACTCACCCTCAAGTCGCT CGGCTATACGACCTTCCAGACAAACATGCTGCAGATCCCCTACCAGGTTTTGCACATCGCCAACAACTTGACGCTATCGTACACGTCGCGGCGGGTACGCGAACGCTTCCTCATCGGCTCGATCGGCTCGACCTGCCTCCTGGTCCTCTTCACGGCGCTCGTCACAATCCCGGACAGCACGAGCAAGTGGGCCAAGTGGGCCCTCCTCTCGCTGATAATGGGCGCACCCTTCTGCCACCCGATCATGGTGTCGACCATCAGTGCCAACTCGGGCTCCGTACGCACGCGCACCGTCTCAAGCGCGGTGTACAATGCCGCCGGGCAGCTGGGCACGATCGTCGCGTCGAACATTTACCAGCcgcacgacgcgccgttCTACCACCGGGGCAATCGCGCCCTCATCGGCTTTGTGGTCGCCAACCTTATCGCCATGTGGTTCTGCAAGGCGTACTATGTGTGGCGGAACCGCCAGAAGGAGCGCACCTGGGACGCCATGTCGGATGAGGAGCGCGAGAGATACCTTGCCAATGCGAAGGATCTGGGGAACAAGAG TCTCGACTTCAGATTTGTCCACTAG
- the liz1_14 gene encoding Pantothenate transporter liz1: MAKNQDLHTDADVYAADSASQQSSVAKHKKPWYYYLWDSFGKPAPERKLLFKLDASMLVFSVLGLIMRYIDQANISTAFVSGIKEDLHMFGLQYNYVITAWTVGYCVGQIPGTVLLNRVSPHYVIFVCEAGWSIMTLSTTWVKNWQQLLFIRFMVGVFEAPYYPGLQFLLGNWYTPDELGKRTTLFQAATAVGTLLNSVMQGGIHKTLNGKLGRPGWRWIFIIDFVVSFPVAICAFFFIPDLPDKIKPSWLLKEKDIALARKRLADIGRKGTSKDGLSVKAVLNVLKSWEIYLFTITYILFMFNLQPQSSFAFWLKNSKVPKYTVEQINYYPCGMYAVDIFSCVVFAWLSDSVLGGARWPFIIATAVWQCINCSLLAAWSPYGEHRSSRWALYYLTGLVYCTPGLLYAWCSEIISDSAEKRAIVMGTFNSVAFSFTAWLPLIFFKQTDQPWVRNGNIAAASFIATEILSVLGILYFSKRDHKRKRLAQAEGLEAGDKQTIDEYSGYSDADGERL, translated from the exons ATGGCAAAGAATCAAGACCTAcacaccgacgccgatgtctacgcggccgactcggcgtcgcagCAATCCTCGGTGGCCAAGCACAAGAAACCATGGTACTACTACCTCTGGGACTCGTTCGGCAAGCCCGCACCGGAGCGCAAGCTCCTgttcaagctcgacgcgtcgatgCTCGTCTTCTCGGTGCTGGGGTTGATCATGCGATACATTGACCAGGCAAACATCTCCACGGCAT TCGTCTCGGGAATAAA GGAGGACCTGCACATGTTCGGTCTGCAGTACAACTACGTGATCACCGCGTGGACTGT CGGCTACTGCGTCGGCCAGATCCCCGGCACCGTCCTCCTGAACCGCGTCTCGCCGCACTACGTCATCTTCGTGTGCGAAGCCGGCTGGAGCATCATGACGCTGTCCACGACGTGGGTGAAGAActggcagcagctgctgtTCATCCGCTTCATGGTCGGCGTGTTCGAGGCGCCGTACTACCCTGGGCTCCAGTTCCTCCTGGGCAACTGGTACacgcccgacgagctcggcaagcgcaCGACGCTGTTCcaggccgcgacggccgtcgGCACTTTGCTTAACTCGGTCATGCAGGGCGGTATCCACAAGACGCTGAATGGCAagctcggccggccgggctggcgctggatcTTCATCATCGACTTTGTCGTCTCGTTCCCCGTCGCCATCTGCGCCTTTTTCTTCATCCCCGACCTGCCGGACAAGATCAAGCCCAGCTGGCTTTTGAAAGAGAAGGATATCGCGCTCGCGCGTAAGCGGCTGGCGGATATCGGCCGAAAGGGAACCAGCAAGGACGGGCTCAGCGTCAAGGCCGTCCTCAACGTTCTCAAGTCGTGGGAGATCTAC CTCTTCACTATCACGTACATTCTTTTCATGTTCAACCTCCAGCCGCAGAGCAGCTTTGCTTTCTGGCTCAAGAACTCCAAGGTGCCGAAGTACACGGTCGAGCAGATCAACTACTATCCGTGTGGGATGTACGCCGTCGACATCTTCTCGTGCGTCGTCTTCGCGTGGCTTTCCGACtcggtgctcggcggcgcgaggtggcCATTCATCATCGCGACGGCAGTGTGGCAGTGCATCAATTGCTCGCTGCTTGCCGCATGGTCGCCGTACGGCGAGCACCggagctcgcgctgggcgctgTATTACCTCACTGGGCTGGTGTACTGTACTCCCGGGCTGCTGTACGCGTGGTGCAGCGAGATCATCTCGGACAGtgccgagaagcgcgcgaTTGTCATGGGCACTTTCAACTCTGTCGCCTTCAGCTTCACGGCTTGGCTCCCGC TCATCTTCTTCAAGCAGACCGACCAGCCGTGGGTACGTAACGGCAACATCGCTGCCGCGTCCTTCATCGCCACCGAGATCCTCTCCGTGCTGGGTATTCTCTACTTCTCCAAGCGTGACCACAAGCGTAAGCGTCTCGCGCAagccgagggcctcgaggcgggcgatAAGCAGACCATCGACGAGTATTCGGGCTACAGTGATGCCGACGGTGAACGGCTGTAA
- the ARB_02369_5 gene encoding putative secreted lipase has product MLLRTIILVLSAASALSAAVPRGKPCPTTTTPPDGKITATTKQRGNKVAVVGKVLNGAELFGGIPFAQPPTGDLRWAHPLPAEYGAAVDATQLGDICPQDLTYSAIAYNMSEDCLNLNVQRPVGTSPKDKLPVLFWIYGGGFVGGNSAKYTSPYLVNYGAATGRPFVLVTANHRLGYLGWPYGDDFAKNNAGNLGLRDQILALEWARDNIAGFGGDPKKVTVFGLSAGAISVSIMMLDKKQKLFRGAIMQSGPASATGVYRVDEAWQEPYDEFARLAGCAAPVNTTRWACLKALPGPQVWNASIAIHNNLTWMAPYFNAPSIDGEILPDHPYDLIKRGNVANIPFISGTVADEGTVFVFDPLIPKDENGTRQFIKGMFPHGLPDPLLDKIIKMYPNDPAVGSPFGTGNETFGEPPAWKQTTAIFGDMPFESKRRWFHRSANKHGNCNTWSYLWKTKNPTTPAMYGFAHADDVSYMFGQVNVTANYTAEEVEVSEAIMNYWINFAYYLDPNGKDSRRRSNTFEPPPGVDHPNTTAVFPFWPVHSFPKNKDTLLFSPGNITIIQDDYREEQIDTFLLPEMIRPLGQ; this is encoded by the exons ATGCTCCTGCGCACCATCATCCTCGTGctcagcgccgcgtcggcgctcagcgccgccgtaccGCGCGGCAAGCCCTGCCCAACGACCACTACGCCGCCCGATGGCAAGATCACAGCGACCACCAAACAGAGGGGTAACAAGGTTGCTGTCGTTGGCAAGGTGctcaacggcgccgagctgttcGGGGGGATCCCGTTTGCCCAGCCCC CCACTGGCGATCTCCGCTGGGCGCACCCCCTGCCGGCCGAGtacggcgccgcggtcgacgcgaccCAGCTGGGCGACATATGCCCCCAGGACCTTACATACAGTGCGATCGCGTATAACATGAGCGAGGACTGCTTGAACCTCAATGTCCAGCGGCCGGTGGGCACGAGTCCCAAAGACAAGCTCCCTGTCCTGTTCTGGAT CTATGGCGGCGGCTTTgtcggcggcaacagcgCAAAGTACACTTCTCCGTATCTGGTCAACTACGGAGCGGCCACG GGCCGGCCGttcgtcctcgtcacggCCAACCACCGACTGGGATACCTTGGCTGGCCGTACGGCGACGACTTTGCAAAGAACAATGCAGGGAACCTTGGGCTTCGTGACCAGATCCTGGCGCTCGAATGGGCGCGCGACAACATTGCAGGGTTTGGTGGTGATCCCAAGAAG GTCACGGTATTCGGTCTCTCGGCTGGCGCGATCTCCGTGTCAATCATGATGCTTGACAAGAAGCAGAAGCTGTTCCGCGGCGCA ATCATGCAGTCGGGCCCTGCGTCCGCGACTGGGGTctaccgcgtcgacgaggcctgGCAGGAGCCCTACGACGAGTTTGCCCGACTTGCAGGCTGTGCTGCACCAGTCAACACGACGCGATGGGCGTGCTTGAAGGCTCTCCCGGGCCCGCAAGTATGGAACGCGAGTATTGCCATCCACAATAACCTGACCTGGATGGCGCCGTACTTCAACGCTCCGAGCATTGATGGCGAGATCCTCCCCGACCATCCGTACGACCTTATCAAGCGTGGGAACGTCGCCAACATCCCCTTCATTTCCGGTACGGTTGCCGACGA GGGCACAGTGTTCGTCTTTGATCCACTAATCCCCAAGGACGAGAACGGCACGAGACAGTTCATCAAAGGCATGTTTCCCCACGGGCTGCCTGACCCGCTCCTGGACAAGATCATCAAGATGTACCCCAATGACCCGGCCGTGGGATC GCCCTTTGGCACAGGAAACGAGACCTTTGGGGAGCCGCCAGCCTGGAAGCAGACGACTGCGATCTTTGGCGATATGCCATTTGAGAGCAAACGTAGGTGGTTCCACCGCAGCGCCAATAAACACGGCAACTGCAACACCTGGTCCTACTTGTGGAAGACAAAGAACCCCACTACCCCGGCTATGTATGGGT tcgctcacgccgacgacgtttCCTACATGTTTGGGCAAGTCAACGTCACGGCGAACTACACTGCGGAAGAGGTAGAGGTCTCGGAGGCCATCATGAACTACTG GATCAACTTTGCTTACTACCTCGACCCGAACGGAAAGGACAGCAGAAGACGCTCCAACACGTTCGAGCCCCCGCCTGGTGTCGATCACCccaacaccaccgccgtGTTCCCCTTCTGGCCGGTCCACAGCTTCCCCAAGAACAAGGACACGCTGCTGTTCAGCCCGGGTAACATAACCATCATTCAGGACGACTATCGCGAGGAGCAGATCGACACCTTCTTGCTGCCGGAGATGATTCGACCTTTGGGACAATGA
- the Mettl7b gene encoding Methyltransferase-like protein 7B, which produces MAPSTFELLAEPWVFLSLSLKQLPTTIFTLVRAGDWASLFTWSTFQDRWFGNLWSWAGPEVRKASEARVIPLLQGRVKAGAILPESEAEGGVYGNVVEVGPGQGNWVSIFTEEYLGRGSSSSGNADTADGLRQRKPHAGVTKVYGVEPNPDQHDGLAKAITEAGMDGVYEIVPYGIQDMGKTGIAKGSIDCIATIMCLCSIPEPEKNVAELYTYLKPGGKWFVYEHVVCYKKQGTFMALYQAFVNLFWPTCMGGCQLRRDTQATLLKAGPWTSVDLAAPVDEQWAVCTPHAYGVLTK; this is translated from the exons ATGGCTCCAAGCACGTTCGAACTGCTCGCAGAGCCATGGGTCTTcctgtcgctgtcgctcaAGCAGCTCCCCACGACCATCTTCACgctcgtccgcgccggcgactgGGCCTCCCTCTTCACCTGGTCGACGTTCCAGGACAGATGGTTCGGTAACCTCTGGTCGTGGGCCGGACCGGAGGTGCGCAAGGCGTCTGAAGCGCGCGTGATCCCCCTCCTCCAGGGCCgcgtcaaggccggcgccATCCTGCCAGAGAGCGAAGCTGAAGGCGGGGTGTACGGCAACGTCGTTGAAGTTGGCCCGGGGCAGGGCAACTGGGTGTCCATCTTCACCGAGGAgtacctcggccgcggcagcagcagcagcggcaacgCCGACACCGCGGACGGACTTCGCCAGCGCAAGCCCCACGCTGGCGTCACCAAGGTgtacggcgtcgagccgaaCCCCGACCAgcacgacggcctcgccaaggccatcaCCGAGGCCGGCATGGACGGCGTGTACGAGATCGTGCCCTACGGCATCCAGGACATGGGCAAGACGGGCATCGCGAAGGGGAGCATCGACTGCATCGCGACCATCATGTGCCTCTGCTCCATCCCCGAGCCGGAGAAgaacgtcgccgagctgtaCACGTACCTCAAGCCCGGGGGCAAGTGGTTCGTGTACGAGCACGTCGTGTGCTACAAGAAGCAGGGGACGTTCATGGCGCTGTACCAAG CCTTCGTCAACCTCTTCTGGCCGACATGCATGGGCGGATGCCAGCTCCGCCGCGACACCCAGGCGACGCTGCTCAAGGCCGGGCCGTGGACGAgcgtcgacctcgctgcgcccgtcgacgagcagtGGGCCGTCTGCACGCCGCATGCGTATGGCGTCTTGACCAAGTAG